The Paenibacillus spongiae nucleotide sequence GGTGGACGGGGACGATCAAGCAGTTTCGCATCTCTGTTCCAACAGGAGAAGGCACGCTTGCTATCGACGACATCCGGTTCAAAAATTTCCCGCCGATCCAGAAGCCGTATGACGGCAAGATCACGACGTCTGCCATCAACGATAACGGCGGGATCACAATCGCGGGTACCGTGACGGCAGCCTATCTGGAGCAGCATGCGGATGAAGAGCTCGTACTCTTCGAGCTGCCGACATATGGCGACCAGAATGTACTGGCAGGTCTTACTCCGCTTGCCGAGCAGAGTATCGCGGAGCAATTCACCTTCGATATCAGCTTGAAGGACGGCGTACATAACCGTCTGTACTCCAAATTCGTCGTAGCCTTCCGGAACGCGGCGGGCGAATTGACGTTAGCGGATGCGCCGCATTACATTACGAATGCCGGTAAGCTGGCTTCGAACAAGCAGCCTTTCCCGGAAGCGAAGAGCATTAAGGGGCTTCAGGTGCAAATGACGGATGATGCCGAAGAACTGGGTATCAGCCATGCAGCGATCAATGTCTCGTATAATGAGATGCTCTATTCGACGAACAGCAATCCGGACAATACGATTCCGTACGAGGTTGACGGCGAAACGTTCTACTTTCAGAAGAGCTACGTCAGCCATCTGGATTCGCAAATCAAAAGCTTGTCCGACAACGATACGATTGTCAGCTTAATTCTGTTAATGTACAACGTCATGACGCCGGGGACGCCGAACGAGCATCTGATTCATCCGGATTCCCAGCCTGGCGGGATCGTGTACGCCTTGAACACGAAGAATGAGCTTGGCGTCATATATGTCAAGGCTATCACGACGTTCTTGGCGGATCGCTATTCGCAGCCTGACGAAGCTCACGGGAAAGCGGTCAATTTCATCGTCGGCAACGAGGTCGGGCAGAATCAGGTGTGGAACAACATGGGACCCAAGCCTGTCGGCGAGTATGTGAGAGAATACGCGCAAACGCTGCGGCTGGTCGATACGATTGTGAAGAGCCATTATGCGAATGCGCGCACCTATATTTCACTAGACCACTTCTGGAATGAAGAGCTTCCAGCCGAGGCGATCTGGAAGTACGACAATAAAGCAATCGTCGATATGCTGAACGACTTGGCGCATATGGAAGGCGATTTCTCCTGGAATGTGGCCTTCCATCCCTATCCGGAAAATTTATTCGATCCGAAATTCTGGAACGACGCTACCCCGACGGATGACTTCAACACTGTCCGGATCACGTTCAAGAACCTGCAGGTGCTTGTACAATACTTGCAGCAGCAGAACTTCTTGTACGAAGGGAATATGCGCCGGATTATTCTATCCGAGCAGGGGCTCAATAGCTTAAGCAACTCGGAGAACGATCAGTTAGTGCAGGCGGCAGCTTATGCGTATGCCTATTATAAAATCAAGTTTCTGGACGGGATCGACTCCTTCATCCTGCACCGCCATGTCGATCATGCGCAGGAAGGCGGATTGAATCTCGGTCTGTGGACATATGCCAAAAACTCGATTTCCACTCCATTTGAGCACAAAACAATCTATGACGTGTTCAAATATATCGATACCGATCAGTCGCTTGCGGTAACGGATTTTGCAAAGTCGGTCATCGGCATTAATGATTGGCAGGATGTCATCCCCGGATTTGACGCCGCCAAGCTGGCCGATCGGGAAGAGCCGGCAGTTAAGGGCGTTACCTTCGTGAAGAAGGATAAGAAGGCCAAGGACGAAAAATCGCTTCCGCTGGAGAGCTTCGAGAATGGACTCGGCGGATGGCAGGCTGCGGACAATGCGGCTTCCGCTACGCTGATGGACGGCGATGCCTATACGGGCACGAAGTCGCTCAAAGTAAATTTCAGCGATTATGCGGCTCTGAATTGGAAAGGGGCGGATGTACGATTCGCGCAGCCGATTGACGCTTCCAAAGCGCCGAACGTAACCTTCGCTCTGAAAATTCCCGATGCCGCAGCTGACAAAGCTTATTATGCCAAAGTGAAAGTATACAGCGGCAAGGATATCGCGGAAGGGACGGTCGTCCTCGATCCGAGCCAAGGCTGGAACCATGCAGCCTT carries:
- a CDS encoding DUF5722 domain-containing protein, translating into MKRVSVTSGALAFVLLIQLLLSSVTAFAGAYEPGLQQSAHVFSGQEFYPGKVINAFNTPEDVATWQKGANTKEINHVTSLLNGPGGPLEGEGALEQTPEKVKVYEWRKIYRDFPSPLDLSGERYLAFAANSWGWQPVGYFMKVRLYSGDDVFESIAKISNDRWNRVFIDMSAWDKRNAITRMELSFMQNFDLEGISPGAPGYDFWDGRFQLDYIMATNTIDMLFNREGDAEGFTAHLSSLHVSGGKAALGIEGVDAYIQSPQVQIDAGARNGLSVGLDNQTAAAKVKVAWITEADTTWDDAKSKEFDITPSAAGQTLNANMSDQAGWTGTIKQFRISVPTGEGTLAIDDIRFKNFPPIQKPYDGKITTSAINDNGGITIAGTVTAAYLEQHADEELVLFELPTYGDQNVLAGLTPLAEQSIAEQFTFDISLKDGVHNRLYSKFVVAFRNAAGELTLADAPHYITNAGKLASNKQPFPEAKSIKGLQVQMTDDAEELGISHAAINVSYNEMLYSTNSNPDNTIPYEVDGETFYFQKSYVSHLDSQIKSLSDNDTIVSLILLMYNVMTPGTPNEHLIHPDSQPGGIVYALNTKNELGVIYVKAITTFLADRYSQPDEAHGKAVNFIVGNEVGQNQVWNNMGPKPVGEYVREYAQTLRLVDTIVKSHYANARTYISLDHFWNEELPAEAIWKYDNKAIVDMLNDLAHMEGDFSWNVAFHPYPENLFDPKFWNDATPTDDFNTVRITFKNLQVLVQYLQQQNFLYEGNMRRIILSEQGLNSLSNSENDQLVQAAAYAYAYYKIKFLDGIDSFILHRHVDHAQEGGLNLGLWTYAKNSISTPFEHKTIYDVFKYIDTDQSLAVTDFAKSVIGINDWQDVIPGFDAAKLADREEPAVKGVTFVKKDKKAKDEKSLPLESFENGLGGWQAADNAASATLMDGDAYTGTKSLKVNFSDYAALNWKGADVRFAQPIDASKAPNVTFALKIPDAAADKAYYAKVKVYSGKDIAEGTVVLDPSQGWNHAALNLKGWSGLKAVDRVKVWVSSPGSQSWTGSFLLDDVGFRKNVSPIRDFANIDIEAALLSPQLETGAQIEVKVTNHGDKKLNGKIAIQAGGLIQFDRSELKVNGIKTGESKTYRLTVSAYTPPAEGSVSIELVYGDRSFSQVVDTIKNTGEGIIPANEKLLFNFEGSNQGWTGKENVASVNTVEQFLNGPTKPALGSYTLSARAEAVAADAWKTLAVTPESPIDLTDASELFYHIDSYGGVPGATYETKVTLFSGTESITSTSSMTPDQWNRAGIQVGDWALRNQVTRIEVSFRAVGNNMAWNPEFQLDYMGYIKAGS